One Thermodesulfobacteriota bacterium DNA window includes the following coding sequences:
- a CDS encoding type VI secretion system tube protein Hcp → MAMDMFIKIGDIKGESQDSKHKDEIDVLAWSWGMSQSGTFHGGGGGGAGKVSVQDLSFTKWVDKASPVLFLMCCNGKQYPEALLTVRKAGEKPLEYLKIKMEKVMVTSVSTGGSGGEDRLTENVTLNFAKFSCDYVPQKPDGSGDAAVKMGWDIAKNEKV, encoded by the coding sequence ATGGCGATGGACATGTTCATCAAGATCGGCGACATCAAGGGTGAGTCCCAGGACTCCAAGCACAAGGACGAGATCGACGTGCTCGCCTGGAGCTGGGGCATGTCCCAGTCGGGCACGTTTCACGGAGGGGGGGGCGGGGGCGCCGGCAAGGTGAGTGTGCAGGACCTGTCCTTTACCAAATGGGTAGACAAGGCCTCTCCGGTGCTCTTCCTCATGTGCTGCAACGGCAAGCAGTACCCGGAGGCGCTCCTAACCGTGCGCAAGGCGGGGGAGAAGCCCCTGGAGTACCTGAAGATCAAGATGGAGAAGGTGATGGTCACCTCCGTCTCCACGGGCGGGAGCGGCGGGGAGGACCGACTGACCGAGAACGTGACGCTCAACTTTGCCAAGTTCTCCTGCGACTACGTCCCCCAGAAGCCCGACGGCTCCGGGGACGCGGCCGTGAAGATGGGCTGGGACATCGCGAAAAACGAGAAGGTGTGA
- the tssC gene encoding type VI secretion system contractile sheath large subunit, which translates to MAEEKTQAQAGAQPAAAVAEVSEFASLLQKEFKPKSDQAREAVETAVRTLAAQALAQTRLVSEDALTTISAIIAEIDRKLTEQVNRILHHEDFQQLEGAWRGLHYLVNNTETDEMLKIRVLNISKKELGKTLKKYKGTAWDQSPLFKKLYEEEYGQFGGEPFGCLVGDYTFDHSPPDVELLGQIAQVSAASHAPFLTAAAPTVMQMDSWQELANPRDLTKIFQTPEYAAWRSLRESEDARYIGLAMPRFLARLPYGARTSPVEEFDFEEDVEGARHDKYTWANAAYAMAVNINRAFKLYGWCSRIRGVESGGAVEGLPTHTFPTDDGGVDMKCPTEIAISDRREAELAKNGFMPLVHKKNTDFAAFIGAQSLQKPAEYSDPDATANANLAARFPYLFASCRFAHYLKCIVRDKIGSFKEREEMQRWLQDWILQYVDGDPAHSSEETKAMKPLASAEVVVEEVEGNPGYYTSKFYLRPHYQLEGLTVSLRLVSKLPSAKGGG; encoded by the coding sequence ATGGCGGAGGAGAAGACCCAGGCCCAGGCGGGAGCCCAGCCTGCCGCTGCGGTTGCCGAGGTGAGCGAGTTTGCGTCCCTGCTCCAGAAGGAGTTCAAGCCCAAGTCCGACCAGGCCCGGGAAGCGGTGGAAACTGCGGTGCGCACCCTGGCGGCCCAGGCCCTGGCCCAGACCCGGCTCGTCTCCGAGGATGCCCTGACGACGATCTCGGCGATCATCGCCGAGATCGACCGCAAGCTCACCGAGCAGGTCAACCGCATCCTCCACCACGAGGACTTCCAGCAGCTCGAGGGTGCGTGGCGGGGACTCCACTACCTGGTCAACAACACCGAGACCGACGAGATGCTCAAGATCCGCGTCCTGAACATCTCGAAAAAGGAGCTCGGAAAGACGCTCAAGAAGTACAAGGGCACGGCCTGGGACCAGAGCCCGCTGTTCAAGAAGCTCTACGAGGAGGAGTACGGTCAGTTCGGGGGCGAGCCCTTCGGCTGCCTCGTGGGCGACTACACCTTCGACCACAGCCCGCCCGACGTGGAGCTCCTGGGACAGATCGCCCAGGTCTCGGCGGCATCCCACGCGCCCTTCCTTACGGCGGCGGCGCCCACGGTGATGCAGATGGACTCCTGGCAGGAGCTCGCCAACCCGCGGGACCTCACCAAGATCTTCCAAACGCCCGAGTACGCGGCGTGGCGTTCCCTGCGGGAGTCGGAGGACGCCCGCTACATCGGCCTGGCCATGCCGCGCTTCCTGGCGCGGCTGCCCTACGGCGCCCGCACCAGCCCCGTGGAGGAGTTCGACTTCGAGGAGGACGTGGAGGGCGCCCGCCACGACAAGTACACCTGGGCCAACGCGGCCTACGCCATGGCCGTGAACATCAACCGCGCCTTCAAGCTCTATGGCTGGTGCTCCCGCATCCGGGGCGTGGAGTCGGGGGGGGCGGTGGAGGGCCTGCCCACCCACACCTTCCCCACCGACGACGGGGGGGTCGACATGAAGTGCCCCACCGAGATCGCCATCAGCGACCGGCGGGAGGCCGAGCTCGCCAAGAACGGCTTCATGCCCCTGGTGCACAAGAAGAACACCGACTTCGCCGCGTTCATCGGCGCCCAGTCCCTCCAGAAGCCCGCGGAGTACAGCGACCCCGACGCCACGGCCAACGCCAACCTGGCGGCGCGCTTCCCCTATCTCTTCGCGAGCTGCCGGTTTGCCCACTACTTGAAGTGCATCGTGCGGGACAAGATCGGGTCGTTCAAGGAGCGCGAGGAGATGCAGCGCTGGCTCCAGGACTGGATCCTCCAGTACGTGGACGGGGACCCCGCCCACTCCAGCGAGGAGACCAAGGCCATGAAGCCCCTGGCGTCCGCCGAGGTGGTGGTGGAGGAGGTGGAGGGCAACCCCGGCTACTACACCTCCAAGTTCTACCTGCGGCCCCATTACCAGCTCGAAGGGCTCACGGTGTCGCTGCGGCTCGTCTCGAAGCTGCCCTCGGCCAAGGGGGGCGGATAG
- the tssB gene encoding type VI secretion system contractile sheath small subunit has product MAKMSSQKFIARNRAPRVQIEYDVELYGAEKKIQLPFVMGVLADLSGKPAEPLAPVADRKMLSIDVDNFDERLKAMKPRVAFQVPNTLTGEGNLNVDITFESMDDFSPAAVARKVDALNQLLQARTQLSNLMTYMDGKTGAEELIAKVLQDPALLQALASAPKPQTDAPAKEEG; this is encoded by the coding sequence TTGGCCAAGATGAGCAGCCAGAAGTTCATTGCCCGCAACCGGGCGCCCCGGGTCCAGATCGAGTACGACGTGGAGCTCTACGGGGCCGAGAAGAAGATCCAGCTTCCCTTCGTCATGGGGGTGCTGGCCGACCTCTCGGGCAAGCCCGCCGAGCCCCTCGCCCCCGTGGCTGACCGCAAGATGCTCTCGATCGACGTGGACAACTTCGACGAGCGCCTCAAGGCCATGAAGCCCCGGGTGGCGTTCCAGGTGCCCAACACCCTCACGGGGGAGGGCAACCTCAACGTGGACATCACTTTCGAGAGCATGGACGACTTCTCCCCCGCGGCCGTGGCCCGCAAGGTCGATGCCTTGAACCAGCTCCTCCAGGCCCGCACCCAGCTCTCGAACCTCATGACGTACATGGACGGGAAGACCGGTGCCGAGGAGCTCATCGCGAAGGTTCTCCAGGACCCGGCGCTCCTCCAGGCGCTGGCGTCGGCGCCCAAGCCCCAGACCGACGCACCTGCGAAAGAGGAGGGCTGA
- the tssA gene encoding type VI secretion system protein TssA, with translation MSAIDVEELLQPVPGADPCGENLEYDPAFGELERAAQGKPEQQYGDTVIPAEAPDWSAVKKQAAALLGWSKDLRAAVYLARALARTDGLAGLADGLDLVKGLVERYWEGLHPRLDPEDDNDPTLRVNCIASLRDPEATLRAVREAPLVASPALGRYSLRDVQAATGLLALPPGAGAPPDPGVVEAAFRGCELGALQETARVLGRCLEGVTGIETLVTEQVGAAQAPDLEELRELLRSGAKVVDEALGKRGVSGGAAADGGSAVQGAPAGAAARPAVAPAAPGQIATREDVVRALDGVCEYFARHEPSSPVPLLLRRAQRLVSKSFLEIVRDLAPDGVAQVETIRGPEEGG, from the coding sequence ATGAGCGCGATCGACGTGGAGGAGCTGCTGCAGCCGGTGCCCGGGGCCGACCCCTGCGGGGAGAACCTGGAATACGACCCTGCCTTCGGCGAGTTGGAACGCGCCGCCCAAGGCAAACCCGAGCAGCAGTATGGCGACACGGTCATTCCCGCCGAGGCGCCGGATTGGAGCGCCGTGAAGAAGCAGGCGGCGGCTCTCCTGGGCTGGAGCAAGGACCTGCGAGCGGCAGTGTACCTCGCCCGGGCCCTGGCGCGTACCGACGGCCTGGCGGGCCTTGCCGACGGCCTGGACCTAGTGAAAGGGCTCGTGGAACGGTACTGGGAAGGGCTGCACCCCCGGCTCGACCCGGAGGACGACAACGATCCGACCCTGCGCGTGAACTGTATCGCGTCGCTGCGGGATCCCGAGGCGACCCTGCGCGCGGTGCGCGAGGCGCCCCTGGTCGCCTCCCCCGCCCTGGGCCGGTACAGCCTGCGCGACGTGCAGGCGGCCACCGGCCTCCTGGCGCTTCCGCCGGGGGCGGGAGCACCCCCGGACCCCGGCGTCGTGGAGGCCGCCTTCCGGGGGTGCGAGCTCGGGGCGCTCCAGGAGACGGCACGGGTACTCGGACGCTGCCTGGAGGGCGTGACCGGCATCGAGACCCTGGTGACCGAGCAGGTGGGAGCGGCGCAGGCGCCGGACCTGGAGGAGCTTCGGGAACTCCTGCGAAGCGGGGCCAAGGTGGTGGACGAGGCGCTGGGCAAACGCGGGGTTTCCGGGGGTGCGGCAGCCGACGGGGGATCTGCCGTCCAGGGGGCTCCTGCCGGGGCAGCGGCGCGGCCTGCCGTCGCCCCTGCCGCTCCTGGCCAGATCGCGACCCGCGAGGACGTGGTGCGGGCGCTCGACGGGGTCTGCGAGTACTTCGCCCGCCACGAGCCCTCGAGCCCTGTGCCGCTCCTGCTCCGCAGGGCCCAGCGGCTGGTCTCCAAGAGCTTCCTGGAGATCGTTCGGGATCTCGCCCCCGACGGCGTCGCACAGGTGGAGACGATCCGCGGCCCCGAGGAGGGGGGTTGA
- a CDS encoding glycosyltransferase, protein MPAPVRVAHVLYSFGTGGLEKGIATVVRGASPGFAHTVVCLTGSGASERLLPPATPVVALGKPPGNSPAFLWRLSRVLRRLAPDVVHTRNWSGIDGVLAARLAGLQDVVHGEHGWGMDDPEGSSPRRLRVRRFVQRWVREYTCVSQAMVGWLRREVGVRRPITQIYNGIDALRYRPGPEGQALRETLGIAPNSFVLGVVGRLDPIKDHATLFRAFSRLHAADVGARLLVLGDGPERSRLESEAGEGVLFLGDRREVPELLRVLDVFVLPSRNEGISNTILEAMAAGLPVVATRVGGNPELVQDGLTGALVPPGDALALAAALEHYRAQPEAARTHGEAGRARVLERFAVDRMVASYEAVWARVAARCRRRDGG, encoded by the coding sequence GTGCCGGCACCGGTCCGCGTCGCCCACGTCCTCTACTCCTTCGGCACCGGAGGCCTCGAGAAGGGCATCGCCACGGTGGTGCGCGGCGCTTCGCCGGGGTTCGCGCACACGGTGGTGTGCCTGACCGGGTCCGGCGCGTCGGAGCGCCTGCTGCCGCCGGCGACTCCGGTGGTGGCGCTCGGGAAGCCGCCAGGCAACTCGCCGGCCTTTCTCTGGCGCCTGAGCCGGGTGCTGCGCCGGCTCGCCCCCGACGTGGTCCACACCCGCAACTGGAGCGGGATCGACGGCGTCCTTGCGGCGCGCCTGGCGGGCCTCCAAGACGTGGTCCACGGCGAGCACGGCTGGGGCATGGACGACCCGGAGGGCTCGAGCCCCCGGAGGCTCCGGGTGCGCCGTTTCGTGCAGCGCTGGGTGCGGGAGTACACCTGCGTTTCCCAGGCCATGGTGGGCTGGCTGCGCCGGGAGGTGGGCGTGCGCCGGCCCATTACCCAGATCTACAACGGCATCGACGCCCTGCGATACCGGCCGGGGCCCGAAGGGCAGGCCTTGCGCGAGACCCTGGGGATTGCCCCGAACTCCTTCGTCCTTGGGGTGGTGGGCCGGCTCGACCCCATCAAGGACCATGCCACCTTGTTTCGCGCCTTCTCCCGGCTGCATGCGGCCGACGTCGGCGCGCGCCTCCTCGTGTTGGGCGACGGGCCCGAGCGCTCGCGCCTGGAGTCGGAGGCGGGGGAGGGGGTGCTCTTCCTGGGGGACCGCCGGGAGGTGCCCGAGCTCCTGCGTGTCCTGGACGTGTTCGTGCTGCCCTCCCGCAACGAGGGGATCTCCAACACCATCCTCGAGGCGATGGCCGCGGGGCTGCCGGTGGTGGCGACCCGGGTGGGGGGAAACCCGGAGCTCGTGCAGGACGGGCTCACGGGAGCCCTGGTGCCGCCGGGAGACGCACTCGCCCTGGCCGCCGCCCTGGAGCACTACCGAGCCCAGCCCGAAGCGGCCCGAACCCACGGCGAGGCGGGAAGGGCACGGGTTCTCGAGCGCTTCGCGGTGGACCGCATGGTGGCGTCCTACGAGGCGGTCTGGGCACGGGTGGCGGCACGGTGCAGGCGACGGGACGGAGGCTGA